A single genomic interval of Pieris brassicae chromosome 14, ilPieBrab1.1, whole genome shotgun sequence harbors:
- the LOC123718079 gene encoding uncharacterized protein LOC123718079, translating into MNAITLFLSIFLFTSVYGLDSSGGRLNSFSNMGPGSAAVKKLDLRPNEVRSRSCFTSTGEVGECVSYYNCNDAPQDIYDKGSTTGCPHYLHVCCIDVPTGDEDLEI; encoded by the exons ATGAACGCCATCAC gttatttCTCAGCATATTCCTTTTCACATCTGTCTATGGTCTGGACAGCTCTGGTGGTCGGCTGAATAGTTTTTCAAACATGGGTCCTGGGTCCGCCGCAGTGAAAAAGCTTGATTTGAGAcctaatgaag TTCGCAGCCGTTCATGTTTCACGTCCACGGGCGAAGTTGGTGAATGCGTATCATATTACAACTGTAATGATGCGCCCCAGGATATATATGATAAAGG AAGCACAACCGGATGTCCGCACTACCTTCATGTCTGCTGTATAGATGTACCAACTGGTGATGAggatttagaaatttaa